The following coding sequences lie in one Panicum virgatum strain AP13 chromosome 6N, P.virgatum_v5, whole genome shotgun sequence genomic window:
- the LOC120678091 gene encoding 60 kDa jasmonate-induced protein-like, producing the protein MWYQLSARNSTQLFKGAKMLGFNGHYSTLVGGQGVKDLPTLKLGKERTLEAATVLWSYKQDKLMGCADAYSAVAADPQQNLKRKLALLAVTLCETARLEPVRVEIDGGWQHELSITDKEVLYIGDWSDLSSALLAWQADKFKNDATHFSKFKGLGISDGNGALAVVQLLLNKPPKKGLLAWLKHLWGLLVRKNNSEQVLQEEKQYYDQQKLEQGKIRRGPKSSSIVNPL; encoded by the coding sequence ATGTGGTACCAGCTGAGCGCGAGGAACAGCACCCAGCTCTTCAAGGGCGCCAAGATGCTCGGCTTCAATGGCCACTACTCGACGCTGGTCGGCGGCCAGGGCGTCAAAGACCTGCCGACCCTGAAGCTCGGCAAGGAGAGGACGTTGGAGGCCGCCACCGTCCTCTGGAGCTACAAGCAGGACAAGCTGATGGGGTGCGCCGACGCCtactccgccgtcgccgccgacccgcAGCAGAACCTGAAGAGGAAGCTGGCGCTCCTCGCCGTGACCTTGTGCGAGACCGCGAGGCTGGAGCCCGTGCGCGTCGAGATCGACGGTGGCTGGCAGCACGAGCTGTCCATCACCGACAAGGAGGTCCTCTACATCGGAGACTGGAGCGACCTCTCCTCGGCGCTGCTGGCATGGCAGGCTGACAAATTCAAGAACGACGCCACGCATTTCTCCAAGTTTAAAGGCCTCGGGATTAGCGACGGTAACGGAGCTCTGGCGGTGGTGCAGCTCCTGCTCAACAAGCCACCGAAGAAGGGCCTCTTGGCCTGGCTCAAGCACCTGTGGGGGCTTCTGGTGAGGAAGAACAACTCCGAGCAGGTGCTGCAGGAGGAGAAACAATACTACGATCAGCAGAAGCTCGAGCAGGGGAAGATCAGACGGGGACCAAAGAGCTCATCCATCGTTAACCCTCTTTGA
- the LOC120679864 gene encoding 60 kDa jasmonate-induced protein-like yields the protein MAAATGYGDAPTEEELLAYGDLPRHGRDMAEVFAVRVPAAAAAAGGGGGDRSPPCGTIFFYGGNSCSDLIYSREWSVTDEPAAPQPCPCDSEGNLVLTGPSVATSAYGPVGFDFQLHDGNHGESSLQADDSGGDDQDDSNTGRVFCDTVSGEFSTYGRVITETVATGYGPADVVYAVLSNAVQGRVAVKLTALPAGGGDGDGAAATGVHGRVIASSKLLDAGCVLFYSEGVPVQPGELVPLARQALAVPLHKPLTIELNLRGDSGEEIVKGAVQFDPAITGEHVERVVGTSGAEIEVTVSWSNYPW from the exons ATGGCGGCAGCCACCGGCTACGGCGACGCCCCGACGGAGGAGGAGCTTCTCGCGTACGGCGACCTGCCCAGGCACGGCCGCGACATGGCGGAGGTTTTTGCCGTGCGCGTCCctgcggctgccgccgccgccggtggaggaggaggagacagGTCCCCGCCTTGCGGCACCATCTTCTTCTACGGCGGCAACTCCTGCAGCGACCTTATCTACAGCCGGGAGTGGAGCGTGACCGACGAGCCCGCCGCCCCGCAACCCTGCCCCTGCGACAGCGAG GGCAACCTCGTGCTGACCGGCCCGTCAGTGGCCACCTCGGCGTACGGTCCAGTCGGCTTCGACTTCCAACTCCACGACGGCAACCACGGCGAGTCCTCCTTGCAGGCCgacgacagcggcggcgacgaccaGGACGACAGCAACACCGGGAGGGTATTCTGCGACACCGTCTCCGGCGAGTTCTCCACCTACGGCAGGGTCATAACGGAGACGGTCGCCACCGGGTACGGCCCCGCGGACGTAGTCTACGCCGTCCTCAGCAACGCCGTCCAAGGCCGGGTCGCCGTGAAGCTCACCGCTCTCCCGGCCGGAGGCGGAGACGGCGATGGCGCCGCCGCAACAGGCGTTCACGGGAGGGTCATCGCCAGCAGCAAGCTCTTGGACGCCGGCTGCGTGCTCTTCTACAGCGAGGGCGTTCCTGTGCAACCCGGGGAGCTGGTGCCGCTGGCGAGGCAAGCGCTCGCGGTGCCACTTCACAAGCCGCTGACGATCGAGCTGAACCTGCGCGGGGACTCCGGCGAGGAGATTGTCAAAGGCGCCGTCCAGTTCGATCCGGCGATCACCGGAGAGCATGTTGAGCGTGTCGTCGGCACGAGTGGCGCAGAAATCGAAGTTACAGTCTCATGGTCAAACTACCCTTGGTAG